The proteins below are encoded in one region of Triticum aestivum cultivar Chinese Spring chromosome 1B, IWGSC CS RefSeq v2.1, whole genome shotgun sequence:
- the LOC123106759 gene encoding uncharacterized protein produces the protein MASLVLRSAGRVVRRSIPQVSCRRSPISGSAGNTKLNKYSTSSSGQQVSKVNEVNYEDLIEEKSKELTRVVGELKKEFKELELVLEKNDARARRLAMQRPFKMLAGATVGFLLGFHTHKYISD, from the exons ATGGCTTCGTTGGTGCTCAGATCCGCCGGCCGCGTGGTCCGGCGATCCATCCCGCAAGTGTCCTGTCGCCGGTCGCCCATCTCCGGTTCCGCCGGGAACACCAAGCTCAACAAG TACTCCACCTCATCCTCGGGTCAGCAGGTGAGTAAGGTGAACGAGGTGAACTATGAGGACCTTATTGAGGAGAAGAGCAAAGAGCTGACTCGTGTCGTAGGTGAACTGAAGAAAGAATTTAAAGAACTCGAGTTGGTGTTGGAGAAAAATGACGCCCGTGCCAGAAG GCTCGCTATGCAGAGACCATTCAAGATGTTAGCTGGTGCCACAGTTGGTTTTCTCCTTGGCTTTCATACTCACAAGTACATTAGTGACTGA
- the LOC123086709 gene encoding uncharacterized protein: MASLVLRSAGRLLRRPLSDYAGKIRPNKHSCSKFSTGHGKHIKEEPIRTGPSIMMKLDERDRILSEAHKDIKAMLKQARDNEAWDKLLKKLLLPSSILAALAFWKTGQQMPVENIPPN; this comes from the exons ATGGCTTCTCTTGTGCTCCGATCCGCCGGCCGCTTGCTCCGGCGACCCCTCTCCGATTATGCTGGGAAGATCCGACCCAACAAG CATTCTTGCTCAAAATTCAGTACGGGACACGGAAAACATATCAAGGAAGAACCCATCAGGACCGGCCCGAGCATTATGATGAAACTGGATGAGCGCGACCGTATCCTGTCTGAAGCTCACAAAGACATTAAAGCAATGCTAAAACAAGCAAGGGATAATGAAGCATG GGACAAGCTACTGAAAAAATTGTTATTACCTTCATCCATTCTTGCCGCCCTTGCCTTTTGGAAGACAGGACAGCAAATGCCTGTGGAAAATATACCTCCAAATTAA